The region TGTGGAAGAACATTTAAGGACTTTAAAAGAAGTTTTAATAAGATTAGTTAACAATAAGTTAGAGCTTCGTATGGACAAATGCGAGTTTATGCAATCCAACATAAAGTACCTAGgtttttttattaccaaagAAGGAATCAGAGCAGACGACAAGATGATAGATGCAATTTCAAAGAgttattggtttaaaaatattaaggaaaAATGCAAGAATCACATTGagaattgtttaaaatgcgTAGCATTCTCTCCAAATACTGGAAAATTTACACAGTATCCCCAAAGGAGGCAGGCCGTTTGATTTGTTGCACATCGATCATTACTGACCAGTGGCAGCAGGAAGAGCAAACAAACACATTTTCCTAATCATAGATGGTTTTACGAAGTTCGTTAGACTTTATACAACAAAGACAACAAGCACAAAAGAAGTAATTAAAGCTTTATCCGATTATTTTAGGGCGTATAGCAAACCAAAATGTATAGTTTCAGATAGAGGCAGTTGTTTTACATCTAATGAATTTAGTGAATTTTTAACAGAAACAAACatcaaacatttgaaaatagCGACAGGTTCTCCACAAGCAAATGGACAAGTGGAACGCATAAACAGGAGCATAGGGCCCATGATAGCCAAATTAACGGAGcctgaaaataatgtacatTGGGATAATGTAATCAAGCAAGTTGAACATGCACTTAATAACACTGTACACAGAAGTATAAGACAAATTCCTAGCAAAATGCTGTTTGGTGTAGAGCAGAGAGGTCAGATTATTGATGAACTTAGGGATAAGTTAGAAGAAATTAACAACACAGCTCAAGTAGAGAATTTGGATGAGATTCGAAAACTGGCAATGGAGAAACAAATACAAGCGCAGAAATACAATGAAACATATTATGATAAGACAAAGAAAACGCCAAAGGATTACACGAAAGGAGATTTTGACAACACTGCGGGAGTTGCTAGGAAGTTgatcccaaaaaacaaaggCCCATATACAATTGCTAAAGTGCTTCGCAATGACAGGTTCTTACTAAAGGATGTTGAAGGTTTTCAAGTGTCTCGAAATCCATACAAGGGTGTATGGAGTGCTCAAAACATAAGACCCTGGAtaggaaaacgaaaaaaataaatgaagaaaatacATGTAACTAAACACTGTCTTAGTATAAGATAGATATAAGAGTAATTTGTCAAAATTGTTTCCAAAAGGAACCAGGATCAGGGGATCCGTATTACAGGATGGCCGAATTGTAGTAGGCTCgtacacacactaacacacatatattattataccgATACTtacacaatacaaataattataaaacaccaatatacgatacttatgttaaaagttatgttaaaCCTATGTTAAGTAACATGAACTGTAAGAGGATCTCTCCGAGAGGTCATTCAAAAACTTGGAGTGTGAGCGAGTGGTAGCGTTGAGACGTGTGAGAAAATAAAGAGTTGTTAAACGCCTACCACAGTGGTGCCATTAAAGGTTATAAAATATGACCCATCTAAATGAGTGTCATTTACTGTATTATCTCCGTTTATAAAAATGGCTCCTTCTTGGATTACatctacatttttatttttttctcttatttttctGCAATTAGTAATCTGGTAAAACAAGAATCTCCTGGGGTTAATgtgcaatatattttaaataattccgtcttaaaattagacattacataaaactaatttttacattttgcaaCATTATTATTGATTAACAATTTTCCATCACTGTGCGAAATGGATCTTGAGTTGTAAACTTCACAACGATCGATAATTATAGGGTATTTAACATATATAATAATCTTGGTGCAAagcgattttaaatttagatataTCCAATAGATCAGTAATAATAACAGGTTTTTGTtcatgtttataaatttcctGTAAGTCATTATTGTTTAGAATTTTTGTGTTGAAGACATCTATTTTTGCTAATGTAATAGTGTCCATTAAATTCATAAGATCGTAAGTCAGCAAACGAAGGCGGTGTTTTCTGAGTGGAATTTCTTGATCTTTAAAGGCGGCTTTAAAGTTGTCAGAtagagtttttatttctttaaatattttggaattaaTAACGAATTGAtcgttattgtttttaaacaaatcatcaattttatttggaaCTGTTATGATATCATGATCTGGTGTTCCTGCTTCCCATTTCTAAATTGTGCCTAATTCATTAATGCCTTTTTTTGATCTAGTGGGTATTATTTGagaaataagtattttaataatttttagatcGTGGTGTATTTCCCATTGTGAATTCTGAACGTTATGACTGTTTATAAATTCTGTttcaaaagtaataatatctttataaaaacttaaattagttaaataaacaaaaatgcgCGTATGATTCTTTAATGAGGACTTCTTTCGTATCCTTGTAAAGAAAGAAATCATGGTTTGTGTAATCCATATTTTCGGATTTGGTTGTAGCTACCAGCAATAACAAGTGGACTTCTTTCAATGAGGACTTCTTTCGTATCCTTGTAAAGAAAGAAATCATGGTTTGTGTAATACATAATTTCGGATTTGGTTGTAGCTACCAGCAATAACAAGTACattattaaattcattatCTGGAATCTAAGTTAAgtcaatttgtttaaaatttaatattatctttatgGATCAAACCGTACGATGTTATTAATAACAACTTTATTTGGATGATTTTCCTTAACTacctgttttttatttctagaGTTAAGTTTATTTCTTTCCCGTGTTTCTTTTCGTAAATAACTTCTCCTACGTGATAgtccttttcttttctgtcTTTATTATGAAAATGTCACATTGTATCCTGTGCTTGCTTTAACTATTGGGGAGTTTTATcgtgtttgattttattaaataatacatcATACAGTTGTTGATTGGTTATAGAGTGAATtgaaaagttgtatttttgtgCTGCTCTAATTATTATTTCGGAATAATCAACTAAGTTAAGTTCATCTTTAATGAAACGTGCAATTTCTGTTAAAGTAGAGTGTGCCCTTTTAATTTGTCCGTTGGAAGTACTATGACGAGGATCTGGATAAAATAATGATATCCCGTTTCTTTGagcaaaagatttaaattgggTTGAAGAAAAACTTGGTTCGTTATCTATCATCATGGTATTTGGCTAATGGAAATTTTTGCAGAATCTCTGATACtttgttttctatatttaacttatttgGGATTTCTTTTACgactaaaaattttgaatatgaatCTATAAAAGTGATGAATATAAGATTTTGGGCGTAATAAATGTCAATATGCAAACTTAAGCTTTCTTTATCCGGAATAGGTGCTTGACCGATAGGAATTTGCACTGGATGTCTGTTATATTTGTTCTGATTGAAGATTGTGCAATTCTTAACAAACTCCTTTAGTTTTTGATATAAGTAAGGCCAATAATATAGCcggttaatttgtttataattttcatcaagCCCTTTGTGTGCTCGACAATGCGTTTCTGTTATTATAAGCGATCTGTCTTCAGCGTTTTCTACGTCTTGGACAAATATTCtagtaaattaaaacatttataatattatccttaagtgttttttgaattatataaaGGTCttctaatagcctgattccattggcgcattaaaacgcatttagcctaatgcgcattaatttacacagggaatcccataaggctaaatgccgcatttaaaataaatgcgatttttaaatgcgattaaaaaaattcgccccgaacatttttagaaaaaattccggaaaataccgatgttgaacgatattttgttcgtgccaccactacaacagctgttttctatatgcaaggttggcgcaatttttgatgtcttttgaatatattgACTGAACATtaaagcgcacgctgcaaattctgctcgcagtaccacaatgcattactgctggatctctggcataaaataactcccacatatacggtgatcctagccctttttggaaactgtggtggttttcattgcaaacccgtaataacaacgcaatcagcttctcttccttgtcgtccaagttggcaaatgcctcggtcgcattatagatgtcctgctgagcattacagagtttcactcatgttcattaattttaattaatttcttttg is a window of Drosophila gunungcola strain Sukarami unplaced genomic scaffold, Dgunungcola_SK_2 000044F, whole genome shotgun sequence DNA encoding:
- the LOC128264009 gene encoding uncharacterized protein LOC128264009 codes for the protein MIAKLTEPENNVHWDNVIKQVEHALNNTVHRSIRQIPSKMLFGVEQRGQIIDELRDKLEEINNTAQVENLDEIRKLAMEKQIQAQKYNETYYDKTKKTPKDYTKGDFDNTAGVARKLIPKNKGPYTIAKVLRNDRFLLKDVEGFQVSRNPYKGVWSAQNIRPWIGKRKK